From Candidatus Electrothrix rattekaaiensis, one genomic window encodes:
- the dcm gene encoding DNA (cytosine-5-)-methyltransferase: MPEFTFIDLFSGIGGFHIAASHCGGHCVMASEIDQAAREAYTANFGLEPRGDVSKIEAADIPFHDMLCAGFPCQPFSIIGNRLGFDDMRGTLFFEIIRILKEKMPPMIVLENVKQLSTHNKKKTLARIIESLNQLGYKTYWKVLNALDCGLPQKRERVIIVGFTNHAVQFSWPEKIKEFQPISDLLESNVDSKYFASDRIRQKRKESHTSRHYPAIWHENKSGNVSSYPFSCALRAGASYNYLLVNGERRLTPREMLRLQGFPDSFRIVCSDSQTRKQAGNAVPVPMIENVMKEALRAETEAERRKTQDRNRTLSSRRTPGEGNLHDKQMACL, encoded by the coding sequence ATGCCTGAATTTACTTTCATAGATCTTTTTTCGGGGATCGGCGGTTTTCATATTGCCGCATCTCATTGTGGCGGTCACTGCGTAATGGCCTCTGAAATTGATCAGGCTGCAAGAGAAGCTTATACCGCAAATTTTGGGCTTGAGCCGAGGGGAGATGTCTCTAAGATTGAAGCAGCCGATATTCCGTTTCATGATATGCTCTGTGCAGGATTTCCTTGTCAGCCTTTCAGTATTATTGGCAATCGACTTGGTTTCGACGATATGCGCGGCACTCTTTTTTTTGAAATTATAAGAATTTTGAAAGAAAAGATGCCCCCTATGATCGTTCTCGAAAATGTTAAACAGCTTTCCACCCATAATAAGAAGAAGACTCTTGCAAGGATAATTGAATCTCTCAATCAGCTTGGCTACAAGACATACTGGAAAGTTTTAAATGCCCTGGATTGCGGCCTTCCTCAAAAGAGAGAACGTGTTATTATTGTCGGCTTTACCAATCATGCCGTTCAATTCTCCTGGCCGGAGAAGATCAAAGAGTTTCAACCAATTTCCGATCTGCTGGAATCAAACGTTGACAGTAAATATTTTGCAAGTGACAGGATAAGGCAAAAGAGAAAAGAATCACACACAAGCAGGCATTATCCCGCAATATGGCATGAAAATAAAAGCGGGAATGTTTCGAGCTACCCCTTTTCATGTGCCTTGCGTGCAGGTGCTTCATACAATTATCTGCTCGTCAATGGAGAGAGAAGATTAACACCTCGTGAAATGTTGAGGCTTCAGGGGTTTCCTGATTCTTTCCGAATCGTCTGTTCTGATTCACAAACCAGAAAGCAGGCCGGGAATGCTGTTCCTGTTCCCATGATTGAAAATGTAATGAAAGAGGCTTTACGTGCGGAGACCGAGGCTGAGAGACGGAAAACACAGGACCGGAACAGAACTTTATCCTCTCGGAGAACTCCCGGAGAAGGTAATTTACACGATAAGCAAATGGCTTGTTTATAA
- a CDS encoding NACHT domain-containing protein, with amino-acid sequence MSEIIVSALVSGIVSVIITVFWQKIKIFLTYEVYRKVTAYIKVLTGQEEQLFVSYIRSIRNQERTFIDVSVDIKKTLMIDSSNNVDTVTILTAIDIYEQCVVLGLGGLGKSVLIKELERRYADKYLASKEKKYLPFSLSPKNICRKGLIEAIELRCKENGVHIPSNTIEKYSTQQPLMLLIDGVEILSTEERKILSQNLKEYVDKTKCPPRIVLTVASERSDDIQKDMEIIKHMNIVELHEFEDRHIDEYVRNQAVTKSETEKLITVIRSCGKVAKLTRTPILLKMLLKLPDGSWSACYNSWANFIETVISAKLCKRYRKKEIKITPRHKMMALQKIAAAFYQHDKVPPATIEVSAVNAAIQDTFKEFHENKAYQNTLLEELTMNSNFLVAFDDGEHYAFVNKYFQKYFAAKYFRDHEDELLINYRKQPDVYSGVLRLWVGLSDSPINLITAVSRKDPLLCLTLLADVQSPPKDLLDSTLEAVRNEIDGIIKFPDAKADRKQIDEYFDKIHQLCEWVADSTRGSDSGGKILKFLLDMTHSDFLSTRFIISVMALARSYSKKGADRIAEIYNELDYKMNNLRSDEQHFHDILNSNTSLGAGCRIMFYTCIKSGRLPGYTMLDQQRAWIKVNELAAEKVIYKFIKTWIRIEFGTLGESGLDVLIDNLDNPEIKDKEGYLLMLKDIGTVRALREVKRITDSKKGTN; translated from the coding sequence ATGTCTGAAATAATAGTATCTGCTTTAGTATCAGGAATTGTGTCAGTTATTATAACGGTTTTTTGGCAAAAGATTAAAATATTTTTAACATATGAAGTTTACAGAAAAGTCACTGCCTATATAAAAGTATTAACCGGTCAAGAAGAGCAACTTTTTGTTTCTTATATTCGATCAATTCGAAATCAAGAGAGAACCTTTATTGATGTTTCGGTTGATATAAAAAAAACGTTAATGATAGATTCTTCCAATAACGTTGATACAGTTACCATCCTCACTGCCATTGATATCTATGAGCAATGTGTGGTTTTAGGGCTTGGCGGTCTTGGAAAAAGTGTTCTCATTAAAGAGTTAGAACGGAGGTATGCTGATAAATATCTTGCTTCTAAGGAAAAAAAATATCTACCTTTTTCTCTATCACCTAAAAATATTTGCCGCAAAGGGCTAATTGAGGCCATCGAACTACGCTGCAAGGAAAATGGTGTACATATCCCGTCAAATACTATTGAAAAATATTCAACCCAGCAACCACTCATGTTGCTTATTGATGGGGTGGAGATTCTCTCTACAGAGGAACGAAAAATTCTTTCTCAGAATTTGAAAGAGTATGTCGATAAAACTAAGTGCCCACCCAGAATTGTGCTGACTGTTGCCAGCGAGAGATCTGATGATATTCAAAAAGATATGGAAATAATAAAGCATATGAATATCGTTGAACTTCATGAGTTTGAAGATAGACATATTGATGAATATGTTCGCAATCAGGCGGTTACTAAATCTGAGACAGAGAAATTAATTACAGTAATCCGCAGTTGCGGCAAAGTTGCTAAACTGACCCGTACCCCAATTCTTTTAAAGATGCTACTCAAATTACCTGATGGGAGTTGGTCAGCATGTTATAATTCTTGGGCGAATTTTATTGAAACTGTAATAAGTGCAAAACTTTGTAAGCGTTACCGAAAGAAGGAAATCAAGATTACACCTCGACATAAAATGATGGCTTTACAAAAAATTGCTGCAGCGTTTTATCAGCATGACAAAGTACCTCCAGCTACAATTGAAGTAAGTGCAGTTAATGCCGCGATTCAGGATACATTTAAAGAATTCCATGAAAATAAAGCTTATCAAAATACGTTACTTGAAGAGCTGACCATGAATAGTAATTTTCTTGTTGCGTTTGATGATGGCGAACACTACGCTTTTGTAAATAAGTATTTTCAAAAATATTTTGCAGCTAAATATTTTCGTGACCATGAGGATGAATTGTTAATTAACTATCGAAAGCAGCCAGATGTTTACTCCGGGGTATTGCGATTGTGGGTTGGCCTTTCAGATTCACCTATTAACCTGATTACTGCGGTATCGAGAAAAGATCCGTTATTATGTTTGACTCTTCTTGCTGATGTTCAGTCTCCGCCAAAGGATTTGCTGGACTCTACTTTAGAAGCAGTGAGAAATGAAATTGATGGTATCATCAAATTTCCTGATGCTAAAGCAGATCGCAAACAGATAGATGAATATTTTGACAAAATTCATCAACTATGTGAATGGGTTGCCGACTCTACTAGAGGAAGTGATTCGGGAGGAAAAATACTCAAATTCTTACTTGACATGACACACTCAGATTTTTTATCAACACGTTTCATAATTTCAGTTATGGCCTTAGCACGTAGCTATAGCAAGAAAGGTGCTGATAGGATTGCTGAAATTTATAATGAGCTTGACTATAAAATGAATAACCTTCGCTCAGATGAGCAGCATTTTCATGATATTCTTAACAGTAACACTTCATTAGGTGCCGGCTGTAGAATTATGTTCTACACTTGTATAAAAAGTGGTCGTCTCCCTGGATACACTATGCTTGATCAGCAGCGTGCTTGGATAAAAGTAAATGAATTAGCAGCTGAAAAGGTTATCTATAAATTTATAAAAACATGGATTAGAATTGAGTTTGGAACATTAGGTGAAAGTGGGCTTGATGTTTTAATAGATAATTTGGACAACCCTGAAATTAAAGACAAAGAAGGGTACCTTCTTATGTTAAAAGATATTGGTACAGTTCGCGCCTTGAGGGAAGTTAAAAGAATTACTGATAGTAAAAAGGGAACAAATTAA
- a CDS encoding efflux RND transporter permease subunit, translating to MIISNLAVTKSISVLVLAALILVMGTYSYLTLPREAEPDISIPHIFVSTAYRGVAPGDIESSITIEIENKLKSLDGVKNVKSVSSEGESLIDVEFTTGVDIDDALRKVKDKVDEAKGELPTDLEDDPYVFEVNISEMPILIFSLAGTCGERCLKEIADDLEDEIEGVPGVLDVEITGAREREIRVEYFPEKLAYYGLSVPAIQAAVQGENSNTSGGVLHMGDGKFQIRVPGEFTTPEELYGLVIGTHDGQPVYARDVSQVLDTFKEETSRSRLNGLPAVNIVVKKRSGENIIAIADAVEDILHKKQPSWPGGTAITKVLDKSKDTKNMVADLENNILSGLALVVVVIFFAMGIRNALLVSMAIPFSMLLSFTVLQVLGITLNMIVLFSLTLALGMLVDNAIVIIENIYRFMEQGVGRVEAAMKGTSEVAMPVIGSTLTTLAVFSPMLFWPGIMGEFMGYLPLTLIVTLSSSLFVALVINPALASLFMKSAKQVRPVSSAEVEAAGEQPVAIKGPLLRSYAGLLGFSLAHPFALIAAAVFLLVFMVQGWLLVVGIEKPVEFFPDIEPKGIYVNTDMPEGADLNYIDNILRQIEEAVAGKGNSSDEKSFASTESSAGPSDLPNVKTIYSRAVTSTGGGSAFDPNTPNHVGIRFIDLEDRSRSTYDTVEDIRKRLKDIAGAKITVAMEAQGPPTGAAINIEISGDNFSVLASIAKEIRAALEKIPHVEDIRDDFVEGTPSVRIKIDRQKAALFGLSTGSIGSVIKTSYNGLPISSFREGNEDYDITVQLPEKDRRVDDVLREFMIPTPSGVIVPLSTLATVDYTGSLGNINRINNQRTITVKANVDETKIPGPVVREQAEKLLAKMPLPPGYTARFTGENQDQEESQNFLSRAFVIALFFIFLILVTQFNSVSQPFIIMSSVMLSMGGAFFGLMLYRQPFGIIMTGIGVISLAGVVVNNAIVLIDYTNKLRKSGFILLEAVVSAGATRLRPVLLTAVTTVLGLIPMVTGVSYDFRNLRISWVSESSQWWQSMAVVVIFGLLVSTFLTLVVVPVLYYLIERSKEMFVAGRDAFERKRMNLYLVLAGEKG from the coding sequence ATGATCATCTCCAACCTTGCCGTCACAAAAAGCATATCCGTCCTGGTTTTGGCCGCCCTTATTCTGGTCATGGGCACCTACAGTTACCTTACCCTGCCCAGAGAGGCGGAACCGGATATCAGTATTCCCCATATCTTTGTCTCCACTGCCTATCGAGGCGTGGCACCGGGCGATATCGAAAGCTCTATCACCATTGAGATTGAAAACAAACTCAAGAGCCTGGACGGGGTCAAAAACGTCAAGTCGGTCAGTTCTGAAGGCGAGTCCCTGATTGATGTGGAGTTTACCACCGGGGTGGATATTGACGATGCCCTGCGCAAGGTCAAGGACAAGGTGGATGAAGCCAAGGGTGAGCTGCCCACAGACCTGGAAGATGATCCCTATGTCTTTGAGGTTAATATCTCCGAGATGCCCATCCTGATCTTTTCCTTGGCCGGAACCTGCGGTGAACGCTGTCTCAAGGAGATTGCCGATGATCTGGAAGACGAGATCGAAGGCGTACCCGGCGTGCTGGACGTGGAGATCACCGGGGCGCGGGAGCGGGAGATCCGGGTTGAATACTTCCCGGAAAAGCTGGCCTATTACGGCCTGAGCGTCCCGGCAATCCAGGCCGCTGTCCAGGGCGAGAATAGCAACACCTCGGGCGGAGTGCTCCATATGGGGGACGGCAAGTTCCAGATCAGGGTGCCCGGCGAGTTCACCACCCCGGAGGAGCTGTACGGTCTGGTTATCGGAACCCATGACGGCCAGCCGGTCTATGCTCGGGATGTCTCACAGGTACTGGATACCTTTAAGGAGGAAACCAGCCGGTCCCGGCTCAACGGCCTGCCTGCGGTCAATATCGTGGTCAAGAAACGTTCCGGCGAGAACATCATCGCCATTGCCGATGCCGTGGAAGACATCCTGCACAAAAAGCAACCAAGCTGGCCCGGCGGCACGGCCATCACCAAGGTCCTGGATAAATCAAAAGACACCAAGAATATGGTGGCGGATCTGGAGAATAATATCCTCTCCGGCTTGGCCCTGGTGGTGGTGGTCATCTTCTTTGCAATGGGCATCCGCAATGCCCTGCTGGTCAGCATGGCTATCCCCTTTTCCATGCTGCTCTCCTTCACGGTGCTCCAGGTTTTGGGGATCACCCTGAATATGATCGTCCTGTTCAGCCTGACCCTAGCCTTGGGCATGCTGGTGGATAATGCCATTGTCATCATTGAGAATATCTACCGCTTCATGGAGCAGGGCGTGGGCCGGGTTGAAGCGGCTATGAAGGGAACCTCGGAGGTGGCTATGCCGGTGATTGGGTCCACCCTGACCACCCTGGCCGTGTTCTCGCCCATGCTTTTCTGGCCCGGCATCATGGGCGAGTTCATGGGATACCTGCCCCTGACCCTGATCGTCACCCTGTCCTCCAGTCTGTTCGTGGCCCTGGTGATCAATCCGGCCCTGGCCTCCCTGTTCATGAAGAGTGCCAAACAGGTACGCCCGGTCTCCTCCGCCGAGGTAGAAGCAGCCGGAGAACAGCCGGTTGCCATCAAGGGACCGCTGCTGCGCTCCTATGCTGGGCTGCTGGGATTCAGTCTGGCCCATCCCTTTGCCCTGATTGCTGCGGCGGTGTTCCTCTTGGTCTTTATGGTGCAGGGCTGGCTCCTGGTGGTGGGCATTGAAAAGCCGGTGGAATTCTTCCCGGACATCGAACCCAAGGGGATCTACGTCAATACGGACATGCCCGAAGGTGCTGACCTGAACTATATCGACAACATTCTCCGGCAGATTGAAGAGGCCGTGGCCGGGAAAGGAAACAGCAGCGACGAAAAATCTTTCGCCTCGACAGAATCATCCGCCGGTCCCAGCGATTTGCCGAACGTGAAGACCATTTACAGCCGGGCTGTTACCTCCACAGGCGGCGGTTCCGCCTTTGATCCCAACACGCCCAATCATGTGGGCATCCGATTTATTGATCTGGAAGATCGCTCCCGCTCCACCTATGACACGGTGGAAGATATCCGGAAACGCCTCAAAGATATTGCCGGAGCCAAGATCACCGTAGCGATGGAGGCGCAAGGCCCGCCCACGGGTGCGGCCATCAATATCGAGATCAGCGGGGATAATTTTTCCGTGCTCGCTTCCATTGCCAAGGAGATTCGAGCTGCTCTGGAAAAGATCCCCCATGTCGAAGATATTCGCGATGACTTTGTCGAAGGCACCCCGTCGGTAAGGATAAAAATCGACCGTCAAAAGGCCGCCCTGTTCGGTCTGAGTACCGGCAGTATCGGTTCCGTCATCAAGACCTCCTATAACGGCCTCCCCATTTCCTCCTTCCGGGAAGGCAATGAAGACTACGATATCACGGTCCAGCTGCCGGAAAAGGATCGTCGGGTCGATGATGTGCTGCGCGAATTCATGATCCCGACACCGAGCGGCGTCATTGTGCCGCTCTCCACCCTGGCAACGGTGGATTATACCGGTTCTCTGGGCAATATCAACCGGATCAATAACCAACGAACCATCACCGTGAAGGCTAATGTGGACGAGACCAAGATCCCCGGCCCGGTGGTTCGTGAACAGGCCGAGAAGCTGCTTGCCAAAATGCCCCTACCGCCCGGCTACACAGCCCGCTTTACTGGAGAAAATCAGGATCAGGAGGAATCCCAGAACTTTCTCAGCCGGGCCTTTGTCATTGCCCTGTTTTTTATCTTCCTGATTCTGGTCACCCAGTTCAACTCGGTGAGCCAGCCCTTTATCATCATGAGTTCGGTGATGCTGTCTATGGGCGGGGCCTTTTTCGGCCTGATGCTCTATCGCCAGCCCTTTGGCATCATCATGACCGGCATCGGGGTGATCTCGTTGGCCGGGGTAGTGGTGAACAACGCCATTGTCCTGATCGACTACACCAATAAGCTGCGGAAGAGCGGCTTCATCCTGTTGGAGGCCGTGGTCTCTGCCGGAGCCACCCGCCTGCGCCCGGTCCTGCTCACTGCCGTGACCACGGTCCTGGGCCTGATCCCTATGGTCACCGGGGTGTCCTACGACTTCCGCAACCTGCGCATTTCCTGGGTTAGCGAATCCAGCCAATGGTGGCAGTCTATGGCCGTGGTGGTCATCTTCGGGCTACTGGTGTCCACCTTCCTGACCTTGGTGGTGGTGCCGGTGCTCTATTATCTGATTGAACGGAGTAAGGAGATGTTTGTAGCGGGGAGAGATGCGTTTGAACGGAAGAGGATGAATTTGTACTTGGTGCTGGCCGGGGAGAAGGGGTGA
- a CDS encoding type II toxin-antitoxin system prevent-host-death family antitoxin yields the protein MKSIDVFTARDLRNRSGKLMRDAEQGHLSLITKHGHPKMVAVPFDEKLLKHGVHHALALHLFESGKLTLVQAAKLADMKLNAFIRHLGAAGVHAVDYPAEEVEKELKAAL from the coding sequence ATGAAATCTATTGACGTTTTTACCGCCCGTGATCTGCGCAACCGTTCAGGAAAACTCATGCGGGATGCCGAACAGGGACACCTTTCCCTTATCACTAAGCACGGACACCCCAAAATGGTGGCGGTTCCTTTTGATGAAAAATTGCTTAAACACGGCGTTCATCATGCCTTGGCCTTACACCTTTTTGAGTCGGGAAAACTGACACTTGTTCAGGCTGCAAAACTTGCTGATATGAAGCTAAACGCTTTTATCAGGCATCTTGGCGCGGCCGGTGTTCATGCTGTTGATTACCCTGCGGAAGAAGTAGAAAAAGAGCTGAAAGCAGCTTTATGA
- a CDS encoding DUF3368 domain-containing protein — MSQVVVADTGPLIILAAKQRQRIEAVCPLIHEMRKIGYRLSPALCREIARLAQENPESLT, encoded by the coding sequence ATGAGCCAGGTTGTTGTGGCGGATACCGGGCCTCTGATCATTCTGGCCGCTAAACAGCGGCAACGCATAGAGGCTGTCTGCCCGCTCATTCATGAAATGAGAAAAATTGGGTATCGCCTGTCCCCAGCTTTATGTCGAGAAATTGCTCGGCTTGCGCAGGAGAACCCGGAATCCTTGACGTAG
- a CDS encoding TMEM43 family protein: MSDDSYTEVTEQSWFSRIGGAIKGIIFGLILFIIAFPLLFWNEGRAVKTYKTLKEGGGAVISVLADQVDAKNEGKLIHVTGKATTEDILTDPVFGVSENALRLRRNVEMYQWQESSQSETKKKLGGGTETVTTYSYSKGWEDNIVSSSSFKKPVGHENPDSMPYASEEQTADRVTLGAFTLSSSQINRINRFEPLAIDSNTLGSDTLSPDGLDSRMTRQANGFYLGDNPASPQVGDVRIQFESVAPTEVSIVAQQNGSGLRPYHAQAGGDIELLQVGMHTAEAMFQKAQTDNKILTWALRAVGFVFMMIGLSMIFKVFSVLADVIPFLGNVVEAGTGFIAFLLAAVLSLITIAIAWIVFRPLLGIILLVVAVGLIVLIGGKVKAGKAKRVSTLGAAGGAGAVPPPPPPPAA; encoded by the coding sequence ATGTCGGACGACAGCTACACGGAAGTCACAGAGCAATCATGGTTCAGCCGGATTGGCGGAGCCATTAAAGGGATTATCTTCGGTCTTATTTTGTTCATTATCGCCTTTCCGCTCCTGTTCTGGAACGAGGGCAGGGCGGTGAAAACCTACAAAACCCTGAAGGAGGGCGGTGGGGCTGTAATAAGCGTCCTTGCCGATCAGGTTGATGCCAAGAACGAGGGCAAGTTGATCCATGTGACCGGTAAAGCGACCACCGAGGACATCCTGACCGACCCGGTGTTCGGGGTCTCGGAGAATGCCTTGCGACTGCGGCGCAATGTAGAAATGTATCAGTGGCAGGAAAGCTCGCAGAGTGAGACCAAGAAGAAACTCGGCGGTGGCACCGAAACAGTGACTACCTACTCGTACAGCAAAGGGTGGGAGGATAATATCGTCAGCTCTTCCAGTTTCAAAAAGCCGGTAGGGCATGAGAACCCTGATTCGATGCCGTATGCCTCGGAAGAGCAGACCGCTGATCGGGTCACCCTGGGTGCCTTTACCCTGTCCTCGTCCCAGATCAACAGAATTAATCGGTTTGAGCCCCTTGCCATAGACAGTAACACGCTGGGCAGTGATACGCTGTCGCCGGATGGCCTAGACAGCAGAATGACGCGGCAGGCGAATGGTTTCTATCTCGGAGATAATCCTGCTTCGCCGCAGGTCGGCGATGTGCGGATTCAGTTCGAGTCAGTCGCTCCGACCGAGGTGAGCATTGTTGCCCAACAGAACGGCAGCGGATTACGACCGTATCACGCTCAGGCCGGGGGCGATATTGAACTCCTTCAGGTCGGTATGCACACGGCTGAGGCTATGTTTCAGAAGGCACAGACCGATAATAAGATCCTGACCTGGGCACTGCGGGCTGTCGGCTTTGTTTTCATGATGATCGGCCTGAGCATGATCTTTAAGGTCTTTTCGGTCCTGGCGGATGTTATACCTTTTCTGGGTAATGTTGTTGAAGCGGGCACCGGTTTTATTGCCTTCCTCCTTGCTGCCGTCCTGTCCCTGATTACTATCGCAATTGCCTGGATTGTTTTCCGGCCCCTGCTGGGTATTATCCTGCTCGTCGTGGCTGTTGGATTGATCGTGCTGATTGGCGGTAAGGTGAAAGCGGGTAAGGCAAAGAGGGTGAGTACGCTTGGTGCGGCAGGTGGAGCCGGAGCGGTACCTCCCCCACCGCCACCGCCTGCTGCATAG